The genomic DNA tctctccagtatggattctctcgtgtgttttcagggaaTTTAAATGAGTGAAacactttccacagtgtgagcacttgtatggtttatctccagtatgaattctctcatgtgtttttacagaatttaaatgAGTGAAGCTCATTTcgcagtgtgagcacttgtaaggtttttctccagtatgaattctctcgtgttttttcaggttttgtgtgtgagtgaaactctttccacagtgtgagcatttgtaaggcttctctccagcatggattctctcgtgtgttttcagggaacttaactgagtgaaactctttccacagtgtgagcagatgtaaggtttttctccagtatgagttctctcatgtgtttttagGGAATTTAAATGAGTGAAACTCATTTCACAATGTGAGCAgatgtaaggtttctctccagtatgaattctcttgtgtgttttcagggaATTTAACtcattgaaactctttccacagtgtgagcacttgtaaggtttttctccagtatggattctctcatgtgtttttagGTGTTGTGACTGAATAaatctcttttcacagtgtgagcacttgtatggtttctctcctgtatgaattctctcatggtTTTTCAGGACGTGTGACTGAgtaaaactcttttcacagtgtgagcacttgtatggtttcacTCCAGTATGAATCCTCACGTGTACATCAAGGTTTCCTTTAATAGTGAAacactttccacactgatggcacgtgtaaggtttctctctggtgtgaactctcatgtgtaTATTAAGATCTGTATAACATGTTAAACACTTTCCGCACTGAGAGCAGGCTAAAGATTTCTTGGCTGCTCTTCTTTGAGGCTTTTTTGGTGAGAAATTCTTCTTAGTCTTTGAGTCACTCAAATATTTTTCTCCAGTTgtgaaatcatgatgtttctgatactgaagtttctcctccacttcaatcggttcttgactttcctctttcacttccatcagctctacaatGAAAAAAGTAAACTGACAAAAGTAAATTCAAGAGGgacaaatgtaaaaagaaatcaaATTGTACCCTAATTTGATTTATGGCAGAACACAACAAAGGTCAAGTATTAATTGATGTTTTTtgctgtgtatgtgtatatataagaATATATTTACTAGGGCTGTAAAATATCTATTAAATTATACAATTTAATTGGATAAATTACATGGTAtactaattaattaatcaaattaataacatatataaatatttgctgagaaagacccATATATACATATTGTACAGagggtttatctgagttaccgtagactttgtcagttcatacCAGCCTGGCCcttctctgttggcctctctcatcaacaaggcatttccgtccccagaactgccactcactggatgttttttgtttttggcactattcggagtaaattctagagactgttgtatgtgaaaatcccaggagatcagcagttacagaaatactcaaaccagcccatctggcaccaacaatcatccatgtgattatctaatcagccaatcgtgtggcagcagtgcagtgcacaaaatcatgcagttacgggtcaggggcttcagttaatgttcacatcaaccatcagaatggggaaaacatttgatCTCTTTGGACCGTGCATGAttgtgccaaatgggctggtttgagtatttctgtaactgcggatctcctgggattttcactcacaacagtcactacaatttacacagaactgccaaaaacaaaaaaaatccagtgagcggcagttctgtggacggaaatgccttgttgatgaaagaggtcaacagagaatggccagactggttagaactcacaaagtctacggtaactcagataactgctctgtacaattgaggtGTTGGGCcacatgtgttcagatagaagacaaaggcaggcctaacagtcataaaaacataactcaagcccccaccttctaagtcgtaaattttactgataaaaatcgcgccaaaatcaaacaaagggagttcaaaacagactacagatccatgaagccttgctcactaaaggatcgaattctcaactcttattggatgaggcacacaatagaacgtccctcaaacatgacatcatcaggagttcaaataattctgaaatgcttccagaactgcttccagcgacttagttcaccgaaaactgacgtagctttttgctgctctctggtgcaacctcgtggcacaaggaagtaatgtccaacttgaaactgtagccatacaatctccatctcgctggacgagttgagattactctgtgttcaaccgaacactctaacagatccgaaggagaccgccgagcaattcgcatcttcatccgttggcctacagaagtgaagagattaaagctttctcttccatcttcaatcaagtcgacatttctgagttctctgccagcccgccgagaatcaacagccgtactgcccgccaacagagcgaggaaacggcctcccgtcatcacccgagcctcaaggaaccagatcagagttaaaggacggaggaaaacacattctacctgtgtcctcatgcgattcaagtaagaggtttacgtctgggcagagacagttatagtgtgttattcttgtgtttcaaggtttttgcttgtacagtttacggaccgccatgtccgctcattattaatactcagggtattaattatcacaaatttgtttttgctgtattgtggtccaaccaaattggatgattgtgcaattttgccatcgcaggtgaaacagaaactgagttcatccattaaagagtcaaataacgcaggactttttcGAGCCCGGcttgtaaaaccgcgtctctgagtgatgagcacagctgctttctctccagctatcgtgaaatcagctttcgggctgtcacttaatcatctctctctcttctctctctcactaaccacactgaaacacacacacacacacacacactgtcacacacacacaccttatgtgttataggattatttttatttccatatctaatcatatcactgtttagtttgtagttgtaagtcggaagtttattgactgcattgtattaaatattaattgatattactgcataaataaactttgtttatattacaaagagaagtgttttggtttgttttgcatacacctgtgtcatgctgacgggatgtcagtgctcggattcaaaccttcattgtttttttcccaaaaatcgatattcttcggatgccgattttcctaagaaaacaatctaatattgagactgttttaatattcagttattagtccctgatttcagggtggtgccccgtcaatgttaatccttattaatattctattgatatttgataattgataattatcttagattgaatttgaatgatcaataagctagtgttaattttaattaatgtttcatcaatgttaacaattaacgattatctttgataattgttgattaaaaggattaaaaaaaagctaacattgattctcatcaatgttctattgattttaataattaataattatctttgataattattcattattgctaataaccaaacttgctcctaaacgtagccacctacatttactggagtcccatatgaggttttaatgagttagatccaattaattaatttaaatattgattaataactacagaaataattattaattatttctgatagtaacactgatctaaacaaccagtaaagccctacataataattggtgccctgtGTGAGGAATCCtatgtgccagttctgtcacagtgtgtatgcaaaagaatccaaagtaataacttgaatccttacttcaaagtttggttctgtttgacaatttacttctcaaaacttgccaaacataagccagtgtggtgtgaaagtgctcttaagagtgaattaggggttggtaaatttactatagtctgcttaaaatctgctgttgttgttatttaactcctaacgctttcatctaaatgttacagagaggtgccaagtcacttcactgatgtccaccaaagagagaacacagtgaaatttgcacattacataacagtagaccataagccacaggtcgaagcctctcaactgtgctttcgtgttagcattatatcaactgtaaaacaacaagctgtcagagccactatcacaagaatttttacggccccagtaaaatgagtcaccaatcgccctgcgtgactggagctgaagctccacagaggttagtcgacccagcactgcaagatgtagttgctgctgtcctccgtctctccatagaggagagaaataaccttaacggctacaatattagtcgttgtgatgaagcattgcaggaactagttgattatgtcaacaacccggttgggaagccaatgcgcacaatcctggaccttgtgggccaaatgttccttcttcatcaccacaaaacccaactgcaaaccgccgagcaccaggcccagctcgcccagctgcagagcagctacaaagcggtgcagagggaaaatctcagcctgcaccaagaaattgggtgcacccaagctgagaaagtccagccacaggaagataatgcccggatgcaggaggaaaacgaagccctgcgcaggcagcttcaagctgcccagctaaaagtagagtcagatcaggtaagtgcagctgaaatgcaccgcacgacatctgacatagaagagggccccctttttagcgctacgcgtagaaatgtgcccctgagaaacccaggaacacacgctaggagccgagctgcccctagtggtacagtctctgacttcgtactccaagacacctttcaaaatcctccagcggcccgctggttggatgcaggtgcctctccttacagttgccctcctcagtcagttttcagtcacgccaccttgcgtttcaaactgactgattccacaccacggaggggggacaatttttttcaagcccagagtggtgtaagcggctcaaatatcccattagccagggagctgtacgcaacccggggtccacccccacacgtcgactggactccttccccaccacgaaggggaggaagtcgtcctcatcgctatagcgatccgagtgactatgatgtttcggatgacttggacgacccgtggtcataccgacaccaacgcttgcgcatccgacaactagAACtagggacatagaacgctttgacccaaataatcgagattcaaacatcgacaattattttagggaaattgagcactgcctgattgacttgccttatgcttcgtcgcgcgaaaaactcaagcttatatggaagaccacggtaaggagtgtccatgcgttcatggaaacgctactgactggtacacgaaaccgctactcagctctgtgtaaagccctacgcgaggagtattcgctgtatatcgacgaagcctctgctaccatagctgctttcgccgtCACctagaagaggcacgagcctccgcgtgagtattatagacgcctgagaaccacgtacttccaaggaagtaacgaaccaggcctggaggaggaacgagctttcaagtctcttttccttcacaacctccacgagtgcgtgcgatatgacgtcacgatgcactgcagaatgggcaaccccaccatgcaggaaatcagaaaatatgcgcaactggcatgggagacacacgtgcgccctgcccgagggcacgaaggcaacgccagagccctggggatccaagcctcatatgcagacctagcgcttgaaggcaacaaaatgcctcgcgttaaggtgaatgctagaaccggaccccagaggcgccgatcaccccgccagcagggtaggcaacagaaccaggggggtggtaaccagacacacccccagggtcatggcaggcctaaacaacaaaacgttcgccggccgaaaatAAATGCACGTTTCGAATGAAAACCCAAACAAGTGGGTGAGTGGGTAGGAAAGGTTTCAattcccctcagagaacaagatttgggagaggaaatggaggatataaggagacgcttgactgagttagtaactaagcttgacgtgctccattgttcaccaggtccgtcgacctcctcaaaggaacacgggactgaaaccccgtcagtatgactagacgatgtaccccctcccattaacgccaaagtttactttgtaggtcgggaaaaggggaacagtgtccaagttgctccccaaaacagtcactcctaacatgccacaccctccttttctgatcttcttgggcgatctgttccgtaagggcaacgcctgacacatagGTCATTCAACGcccacacactactcgacaccggttccgaaatagtctaatgggttccaacaccttcacagaggtggctagagcaaagctctcccttggcaaaccgttatagacagtgacctgcaacgtaagcatcacaagctacacgcaagataggtcatctatcacaaaacgggcctggattgacacctttcaagggatgatgctaatagtacaccctgtttacatatgtcccattaatacagaaccactgttagttggccaggacctactgaactgattggctccgctcactgactgccgtcgtggacacatgtgggctcaggttgacataccgagaccacttggtccagaaaacagttcaccagcttcagatacacacgtcgccatcgtcaaaaatatccagcagagacgacggctccaataagaacaattaaagggcctgaataaaaccgttcagggtactatagtcactgtaaatttgcactctgttcttatcaataacactttgcatgttTTAGGGACTCtgtcagaaaaaacaacttatgcgtgtatcgttagagatctaatgcaggacctcctcagggaaattagttcctcagtcaacagtctgagtggtggaaggattccagcttacctggtatccctagaccttgtcgaacaaatccttagatgtGCTACcatctccgttgtgcaaccttcacagataaacttggcatatagttttggcattgaaattccaatccatgtaaatccctacagaggtgagaagaatagcatctcagaatgctattctgagatgcgggttggcactgttttggcggcacgaagtggacctacacaatattaggcaggtggtttttatgttatggctgtatatatacagttgaagtcagaagtttacatacaccttagccaaatacatttaaacatagtttttcacaattcctgacatttaatcgcagaaaacattccctgtcttaggtcagttaggatcactgctttattttaagaatgtgaaatgtccaaataatagtagagagaatgatttatttcagttttatttctttcataacattcccagtggatcagaagtttacatacactttgttaatatttggtagcattgcctttaagttGTTTGCACTTGGGTaaaaacgttttgggtagctttccacaagcttctcacaataagttgctggaattttggcccattcctctagacagaactggtgtaactgagtcaggtttgtaggcctccttgctcgcacacgctttttcagttctgcccacaaaatttctatcggactgaggtcagggctttgtgatggtcactccaataccttgactttgttgtccttaagccattttgccacaactttggaggtatgcttggggtcattgtccatttggaagacccatttgcgaccgagctttaacttcatggctgatgtcttgagatgttgcttcagtatatccacataattttccttcctcatgatggcaTCTATTttctgaagtgcaccagtccctcctgcagcaaagcacccccacaa from Myxocyprinus asiaticus isolate MX2 ecotype Aquarium Trade chromosome 29, UBuf_Myxa_2, whole genome shotgun sequence includes the following:
- the LOC127420308 gene encoding zinc finger protein 883-like, which produces MKEEFERTFGTCSICLTSFMFIMREQVDVICWKSVGTDLSMLDIDDFITEISQLKKEVMSLKTELMEREDRLQELENVSCQSSVCVTDGTSTECQDSVWSGRDQSTPQRLLDKLSEQRSRDTQDSQLTLLCSTDGNQGDQTSTDSLTSVCNTGEQQMLQIPVKMCSVKLLDCRNLIKMKGENTAEDQQSDEDEDEDDDQTSTESLASVCNAGKQQMLQIPVKNEVKQEEIKEEITAEEDQRDDDFISSELMEVKEESQEPIEVEEKLQYQKHHDFTTGEKYLSDSKTKKNFSPKKPQRRAAKKSLACSQCGKCLTCYTDLNIHMRVHTREKPYTCHQCGKCFTIKGNLDVHVRIHTGVKPYKCSHCEKSFTQSHVLKNHERIHTGEKPYKCSHCEKRFIQSQHLKTHERIHTGEKPYKCSHCGKSFNELNSLKTHKRIHTGEKPYICSHCEMSFTHLNSLKTHERTHTGEKPYICSHCGKSFTQLSSLKTHERIHAGEKPYKCSHCGKSFTHTQNLKKHERIHTGEKPYKCSHCEMSFTHLNSVKTHERIHTGDKPYKCSHCGKCFTHLNSLKTHERIHTGEKPYKCSHCGKSFTHTQNLKKHKRIHTGEKPYTCSHCEMSFTWSKSLKTHERIHTG